A DNA window from Phoenix dactylifera cultivar Barhee BC4 chromosome 13, palm_55x_up_171113_PBpolish2nd_filt_p, whole genome shotgun sequence contains the following coding sequences:
- the LOC103701722 gene encoding AT-hook motif nuclear-localized protein 28-like: MAEYVRPTNSMMALSQPCDVPASDDDDDSSRRSAGERGRSTAGGGGGREPSSGSAGKKPRGRPPGSKNKPKPPVVITRESETAMRPMVLEIAAGCDVLESVAAFARSRRMGISVLSGSGVVANVPLRHPTTNPPVMTLHGRYDILSLSGTVLPPPSAVTTAPAAPAQVNFSISLAGTQGHVIGGTVAGQMKAAGPVVLVAASFANPEFHRLPLAAPAEDEETAAAKEDDAKPAGVEAAVPVYGLAGGSLPLTGPLTHRDMVLWAQPSSSRASHPPPPHY; encoded by the coding sequence ATGGCGGAGTACGTGCGACCCACCAACTCCATGATGGCCCTCTCCCAGCCCTGCGACGTCCCGGCctccgacgacgacgacgactccTCCCGCCGCAGCGCCGGCGAACGCGGCCGCTCCACCGCAGGGGGCGGCGGAGGACGAGAGCCGTCTTCCGGATCGGCTGGGAAGAAGCCTCGAGGGAGGCCGCCGGGGTCGAAGAACAAGCCGAAGCCACCGGTGGTGATAACGAGGGAAAGCGAGACGGCGATGCGGCCGATGGTGCTAGAAATCGCCGCCGGCTGCGACGTGCTGGAGAGCGTGGCCGCCTTCGCGCGCAGCCGGCGGATGGGGATCTCGGTCCTCAGCGGCAGCGGCGTGGTCGCCAACGTTCCCCTCCGCCACCCCACCACCAACCCCCCCGTCATGACCCTCCATGGCCGCTACgacatcctctctctctccggcaCTGTCCTTCCTCCGCCATCCGCCGTCACCACCGCCCCCGCCGCCCCTGCCCAGGTTAACTTCTCGATCTCGCTGGCGGGGACGCAGGGGCACGTGATCGGGGGGACGGTGGCGGGACAGATGAAGGCAGCAGGGCCGGTGGTGCTGGTGGCGGCCTCGTTCGCCAACCCGGAGTTCCACCGGCTGCCGCTGGCGGCGCCGGCGGAGGATGAGGAGACCGCTGCGGCCAAGGAGGATGACGCGAAGCCGGCTGGGGTTGAGGCGGCCGTGCCGGTCTACGGCCTGGCTGGTGGGTCCCTTCCGTTGACCGGTCCGCTCACCCACCGTGACATGGTCCTGTGGGCCCAACCATCCTCGTCTCGCGCTTCCCACCCTCCTCCCCCTCACTACTGA